From Desulfovibrio inopinatus DSM 10711, the proteins below share one genomic window:
- a CDS encoding PAS domain-containing sensor histidine kinase, which produces MHEHDIDSPQPKTPEYEELRRRVAELETEITRLRAENVQYAPTSFHLFDHLPLACHNLDTTGRIVSVNAAWLELFGYTRSDVIGQLFLDFLDEQSIALFKDSYSIFLKDGVVNDIQLIIRHKNGSLVSALFSIRTFPDDAKGTVYCYCVMEDITCQETVYEALAESQNAFRALLDATADYAALVDTQYDIIAANASLAHRMGLTPKQMEGHNILSFVPADVVSSRLQRLNAVVRENAPVTFFDQTQGKHFKHVLYPVADLRGQVRQIAIYSQDITEIKRSEEEQTRSERRLKVAQTMAHIGSFEYDLIAGESLWSDELFRMLGKSPSDPTPSFEDLLQCVHPEDREIVDNASRLTRKQGGYSNLELRFFTSTGELRYGRSSARVEYDATGNPSRIEGTILDITQEKRTEKILRDAKNRYRTFFENSPLGVFTTNLDGRFIEVNQCLANILGYESPRQVVTKIKDIARELYVNPSQRKEILKRIRQNPESVSIEDHFRRKNGTYFVARIHMTMLEDPSGREYLMGIVEDITKRKKAERKLRQAEERYHSIFLNAPVGIYQSLPRGRYLNVNPEFATMHGYASPAQMVKEVSNIATQLYDDPNRREEMVQLIEDNDEVINFEVLSKRRDGSVFWSSRNVRAMRDKDGKIRHYKGFVTDISQKKELETLRDDVERITRHDLKSPLISTISGLKVISHFKDTTPDQLEILNELENTCQRMLAMINFSLDLYKMETGRYEPHLKPIDLAAFLRFLCPAVLRPHLSRGITIEFNLNHQPLPTDVVIYVQAEELLLSTLIENLIKNAAEASPNDHAIRINIILDDPVRIDIHNKGAVPPEIRDSFFEKYVTAGKKFGTGLGSYSAKLIVQTMGGTIDFSTDESSTTLHICLQAASAPTATPEA; this is translated from the coding sequence ATGCACGAGCACGATATTGACTCCCCTCAACCCAAAACTCCTGAATATGAAGAGTTACGTCGTCGTGTTGCCGAATTGGAAACCGAAATCACTCGACTTCGTGCCGAGAATGTTCAATATGCCCCAACCAGCTTTCATTTATTCGATCACCTTCCTCTGGCCTGTCATAATCTTGATACAACTGGCCGCATTGTAAGTGTGAATGCAGCGTGGCTGGAACTGTTCGGCTATACCCGCTCCGACGTCATTGGTCAGCTTTTTCTTGATTTTCTTGATGAACAATCAATAGCGTTATTTAAAGATTCGTATTCTATCTTTCTCAAAGATGGTGTTGTCAACGATATCCAACTCATCATACGCCACAAAAACGGATCACTGGTCAGTGCGCTGTTTTCGATCCGCACATTTCCTGATGATGCGAAGGGCACTGTGTATTGCTATTGTGTCATGGAGGACATCACGTGTCAGGAAACAGTGTATGAAGCCCTCGCTGAGAGTCAAAACGCGTTTCGCGCATTACTCGATGCCACTGCCGACTATGCGGCACTTGTCGACACACAATACGATATCATTGCAGCCAATGCCAGTCTGGCACATCGCATGGGATTAACCCCAAAGCAGATGGAAGGTCACAATATTTTATCCTTTGTTCCTGCGGATGTGGTTTCTTCACGACTCCAACGACTCAACGCCGTTGTGCGGGAAAATGCGCCTGTTACTTTTTTTGATCAAACCCAAGGAAAACATTTCAAGCATGTGCTGTACCCTGTCGCCGATTTACGCGGTCAAGTCCGACAAATTGCTATTTACAGCCAAGATATTACAGAAATCAAACGGTCTGAAGAAGAGCAGACAAGAAGCGAACGTCGCCTTAAAGTTGCTCAAACCATGGCCCATATCGGCAGTTTTGAGTACGACCTGATTGCTGGTGAGAGTCTGTGGTCGGACGAGTTGTTCCGCATGCTCGGGAAGTCTCCAAGTGATCCAACGCCTTCTTTTGAAGATCTTCTACAATGTGTCCATCCTGAAGATCGAGAAATTGTAGACAATGCCTCGCGGCTTACTCGAAAACAGGGAGGATATTCCAATCTCGAACTGCGTTTTTTCACAAGTACCGGTGAATTACGCTACGGACGAAGCAGTGCCCGTGTGGAGTATGATGCTACAGGCAATCCCTCTCGAATAGAAGGGACGATTTTGGATATCACTCAGGAAAAACGTACTGAAAAAATTCTACGCGATGCCAAAAACCGGTATCGAACGTTCTTTGAGAACTCTCCCCTTGGTGTTTTTACAACTAATCTTGATGGTCGGTTTATTGAAGTCAATCAATGTCTTGCAAACATTCTTGGATATGAATCCCCTCGGCAGGTCGTCACTAAGATCAAAGACATCGCCCGAGAACTCTATGTCAATCCGTCACAACGCAAAGAGATTCTTAAACGCATTCGCCAAAATCCAGAATCTGTTTCCATAGAAGATCATTTTCGTCGAAAAAATGGAACATATTTCGTTGCCCGTATTCACATGACCATGCTCGAAGACCCTTCGGGAAGAGAATACCTCATGGGCATTGTGGAAGATATTACCAAGCGTAAAAAAGCCGAACGCAAATTGCGTCAGGCCGAAGAGCGCTACCATTCAATCTTCCTCAACGCTCCTGTCGGGATATATCAATCACTGCCTCGTGGTCGCTATCTCAATGTCAATCCCGAGTTTGCAACCATGCATGGATATGCTTCTCCAGCACAAATGGTGAAAGAAGTTAGCAATATTGCCACCCAACTTTACGATGACCCGAACCGGCGAGAAGAAATGGTTCAATTGATTGAAGACAACGATGAAGTGATCAATTTTGAAGTGTTGTCCAAACGTCGCGATGGTTCAGTCTTTTGGTCGTCGCGCAATGTTCGTGCTATGCGAGACAAGGACGGAAAAATTCGTCATTATAAAGGATTTGTCACCGATATTTCTCAGAAAAAAGAACTTGAAACACTCCGGGACGATGTTGAACGCATCACGCGTCATGATCTGAAAAGTCCACTCATTTCAACAATATCAGGACTCAAAGTCATTTCCCATTTCAAGGATACAACTCCAGATCAATTGGAAATCCTCAACGAACTTGAAAACACTTGCCAACGAATGCTGGCGATGATCAATTTTTCTCTGGATCTCTATAAAATGGAAACCGGTCGCTATGAACCGCATCTCAAACCTATTGATCTCGCTGCGTTCTTACGCTTCCTCTGCCCAGCCGTACTTCGCCCGCATCTCTCACGAGGTATTACCATTGAGTTCAACCTCAATCACCAGCCTCTCCCCACCGATGTTGTTATTTATGTTCAAGCAGAAGAACTTCTTTTATCGACTCTGATAGAAAATCTCATCAAAAACGCTGCCGAAGCTTCGCCGAACGACCATGCCATACGTATCAATATCATATTGGACGATCCAGTTCGCATCGATATTCATAACAAAGGCGCTGTCCCTCCGGAAATCCGGGATAGCTTCTTTGAAAAATATGTTACTGCTGGTAAGAAATTCGGAACTGGATTAGGGTCATATTCTGCAAAGCTCATTGTTCAAACCATGGGCGGAACCATTGATTTCAGTACCGACGAAAGCAGTACAACCCTCCATATCTGTCTTCAAGCAGCCAGCGCTCCCACAGCGACACCGGAAGCATAA
- a CDS encoding methyl-accepting chemotaxis protein — translation MGSFTEKINVRLILIVFFSIFLCTGGLVYYVNTATKNLVVENETRSMKTIGDGIALALSNTLESARALATTLAAQHAVIQILSGDDSSKPSLEYEYNSLISSDVTYSGIIVSSLDGKPLLAVSTANTHFSDIDVKNASWFTTARNQNREVISSSLLFMDSKKSALLPISAPISDESGKQLGILTIFLDWNSFTSRFLDSVRVAGAGYGYILDKEGNVIGHAVDKNLIRKSVASFEFVQKALSMKNGVLEYDWKGKKKIMSMSYVPATGYIVSMTAFDDELSASATKGQGVIIGAGMIMALLVCTIIIFFVRTFIIKPLNTIVHFTQQIASGDFGTTLENTFICELSVLAQNIIYMVDEIKNKLGFAQGVLNGIPVPCGIIGPDFNIVWANESIADFLEKPKSAQEYIGQSSGEFYYNDPSRETLSDKAIKERKQLSAELEYTTPSGIVKHVAVTTTPFYDLDDELLGSISFWLDVSEIRKGQLKSEKQRQSVEAAAVRADDVARRLSVAADELNAQIDEANNGSQVQRDRVSETATAMEQMNATVLEVARNAGQAAQGVMDAKDKAFEGDETVNRMTTSIVQIHHGATQLQTSMEELGHKAESIGSVLGVIRDIADQTNLLALNAAIEAARAGETGRGFAVVADEVRKLAEKTMEATKQVNEAIADIQTSARENVEATEQSVEAIVATTSLADASRSLLSEIVEMVQSAADQVHSIAAASEEQSSASEQINASTEEINRIATESSLIMQESTKAVQDVAELAMELGIITHDMTHSNETHTMKSLPSSHKNAR, via the coding sequence ATGGGCAGCTTTACCGAGAAAATCAACGTTCGACTCATTCTCATCGTATTTTTTTCGATTTTTTTATGTACAGGAGGACTTGTTTATTACGTCAATACGGCAACAAAGAATCTTGTCGTTGAAAATGAAACACGATCCATGAAAACAATAGGTGATGGGATTGCTCTCGCGTTATCAAACACTCTTGAGAGTGCGCGAGCATTGGCAACAACATTGGCAGCTCAGCATGCGGTTATTCAAATTCTTTCCGGAGATGATTCCAGCAAACCAAGTCTTGAATATGAATATAACTCCTTAATCTCATCAGATGTGACATACTCTGGGATCATTGTGTCGTCGCTGGATGGAAAGCCATTATTGGCGGTGAGTACCGCAAATACTCATTTTTCAGATATTGATGTGAAGAATGCTTCCTGGTTCACAACCGCGCGCAATCAGAACCGGGAAGTCATTTCCAGCTCTCTTCTCTTTATGGACTCGAAGAAATCCGCTCTGTTGCCTATTTCTGCACCGATATCAGATGAATCTGGCAAACAACTCGGTATTTTGACCATCTTTCTCGATTGGAATTCGTTTACGTCTCGTTTTTTGGATTCAGTGCGGGTGGCTGGAGCAGGATATGGATATATTCTGGACAAAGAGGGAAACGTCATTGGACATGCTGTCGATAAAAATTTGATTCGCAAGAGTGTTGCTTCGTTCGAATTCGTACAAAAAGCCCTCTCCATGAAGAATGGCGTTCTTGAATACGATTGGAAAGGCAAAAAGAAGATCATGTCCATGTCGTATGTTCCAGCAACAGGATATATTGTCTCAATGACTGCTTTTGACGACGAACTTTCAGCCTCGGCAACAAAAGGACAGGGAGTGATCATCGGCGCCGGGATGATTATGGCACTCCTTGTCTGCACCATTATTATTTTCTTTGTCCGGACTTTTATCATTAAACCGCTGAATACAATCGTTCATTTCACTCAACAGATCGCATCCGGTGATTTTGGTACAACACTCGAAAATACGTTTATTTGTGAACTCTCGGTGTTGGCCCAAAATATCATTTACATGGTGGATGAAATCAAAAACAAACTCGGTTTCGCCCAGGGGGTGCTCAACGGAATACCTGTACCATGTGGCATTATCGGACCCGATTTCAATATTGTCTGGGCGAACGAATCTATTGCTGATTTTCTTGAAAAACCCAAATCGGCTCAAGAATATATCGGACAGTCTTCTGGGGAGTTCTATTATAACGACCCTTCCAGGGAAACCTTGTCGGATAAAGCCATCAAAGAACGGAAGCAGTTGTCTGCAGAGCTTGAATACACAACGCCAAGTGGAATTGTGAAACACGTCGCTGTGACCACAACGCCATTTTATGATCTTGATGACGAGTTGCTTGGCTCCATATCATTTTGGCTTGATGTATCGGAAATTCGAAAAGGACAGTTAAAGTCTGAAAAACAACGACAATCCGTTGAAGCCGCGGCAGTTCGTGCCGATGATGTTGCCCGTAGGCTGTCCGTTGCTGCCGATGAACTTAACGCCCAAATCGATGAAGCCAACAATGGTTCGCAGGTTCAACGCGACCGTGTATCGGAAACAGCGACCGCCATGGAGCAAATGAATGCGACTGTTCTTGAAGTGGCAAGAAATGCCGGACAAGCTGCCCAGGGAGTTATGGACGCTAAAGATAAAGCCTTTGAAGGGGATGAAACCGTCAACCGCATGACGACGTCCATAGTGCAAATCCACCATGGTGCCACGCAGTTGCAGACATCCATGGAAGAACTTGGACACAAGGCCGAGTCTATTGGCAGTGTATTGGGCGTTATTCGTGATATTGCCGACCAAACGAATCTTCTTGCCCTGAATGCAGCTATTGAAGCTGCCCGCGCAGGAGAGACCGGTCGGGGTTTTGCCGTCGTCGCCGACGAAGTCCGCAAACTTGCGGAAAAGACGATGGAAGCAACCAAACAGGTCAATGAAGCCATTGCCGATATCCAGACATCGGCCCGGGAAAATGTCGAAGCCACAGAACAATCGGTGGAGGCTATTGTAGCCACAACTTCATTGGCCGATGCATCGCGAAGTCTTTTGTCTGAAATTGTAGAGATGGTGCAGAGTGCGGCTGATCAGGTGCATTCCATTGCCGCAGCATCGGAAGAACAATCGTCGGCCAGTGAGCAGATCAACGCTTCAACGGAAGAGATTAATCGTATTGCGACGGAATCAAGTCTGATTATGCAAGAATCGACCAAAGCCGTTCAAGATGTGGCGGAATTGGCTATGGAACTCGGCATAATCACTCATGATATGACCCATAGCAATGAAACGCATACGATGAAATCCTTGCCGTCATCTCACAAAAACGCAAGATAG
- a CDS encoding EAL domain-containing protein, with product MKTTPVPADTLLVQAFDTCPWPIFICGKGYSILHVNDTAQNLARVLNKAEEELLPEHHAINIENCLAGEACSSPLEVRIGDHILSWTYRALPEPGSVALFGIDITARKKTEARLILQATHDIHTGLPNRTLFLDRLEYAIKHAAERQTYRFAVLYLDIDQFKLINDTLGHGVGDGILSEVSDRLKSCVGPEDTIARIGGDEFGILLDGIRDLIEPIHVADSIHEELSVPVVRQGQDIFLSASIGIVLNSKFHETPDNILRDADMAMYRAKTDGKSRFAMYDESMQKRALELLTLGSDLRRALERNEFFLHYQPIISLRTHKLAGLEALIRWQHPTQGLISPGRFIPMAEESGLIIDIGNWVLQTACDQVGAWNTTLAEPIDISVNLSTKQFNQPDLVGHVNSVLNSSGLAAKRLKLEVTESIIMENATSSAQTLLELKDIGIKLSVDDFGTGYSSLAYLRQFPLDTLKIDRSFVNKMAWSGAESEIVRAIVQLAHGLNLDVVAEGAETREQVTLLNALQCEYVQGFYFAKPAPAEEIAELLQEDKIWI from the coding sequence ATGAAGACGACGCCAGTTCCGGCAGACACACTTCTTGTTCAAGCTTTCGACACGTGCCCATGGCCAATATTTATTTGCGGAAAGGGTTACTCCATTCTGCATGTCAATGATACGGCCCAAAATCTTGCTCGGGTGCTGAATAAAGCTGAAGAGGAACTTCTTCCTGAACATCATGCCATCAATATTGAAAATTGCCTCGCTGGGGAGGCGTGCTCGTCACCTCTGGAAGTTCGAATAGGCGACCATATATTGTCATGGACATATCGTGCACTGCCTGAACCCGGCAGTGTGGCGCTCTTTGGAATTGATATAACCGCCCGAAAGAAAACCGAAGCACGCTTGATCCTTCAGGCTACCCATGACATCCACACCGGTCTTCCCAACCGAACCCTGTTTCTTGATAGACTTGAGTATGCCATCAAACACGCGGCAGAACGGCAGACCTATCGTTTTGCTGTTCTCTATCTCGACATCGACCAGTTCAAACTCATTAATGATACACTTGGACATGGAGTCGGTGATGGAATTTTGAGTGAAGTTTCCGATCGTCTCAAATCATGTGTTGGGCCTGAAGACACGATTGCCCGCATTGGTGGTGACGAGTTCGGGATACTGCTCGATGGCATTCGTGATCTCATTGAACCCATCCATGTAGCGGACAGCATTCACGAAGAGTTGTCTGTTCCCGTTGTGCGTCAAGGCCAAGATATTTTTCTATCTGCATCAATCGGTATTGTCCTCAACTCCAAATTTCACGAAACGCCGGACAATATCCTGCGCGATGCCGACATGGCCATGTATCGGGCCAAAACCGATGGGAAATCGCGCTTTGCCATGTATGATGAATCCATGCAGAAACGCGCGCTGGAATTACTCACCTTGGGTTCCGATTTACGCCGCGCTTTGGAGCGCAACGAATTCTTTCTGCATTACCAGCCAATTATATCGTTACGCACACACAAACTGGCCGGACTCGAAGCATTGATTCGTTGGCAACATCCTACACAAGGGCTCATTTCCCCTGGACGATTCATCCCCATGGCTGAAGAATCCGGACTGATTATCGATATCGGGAATTGGGTACTACAAACCGCCTGTGACCAGGTTGGTGCCTGGAATACCACACTAGCCGAGCCCATCGACATCAGCGTCAACCTCTCTACCAAGCAATTTAATCAGCCCGATCTTGTCGGACACGTCAATTCTGTCCTCAATTCAAGCGGGCTCGCAGCGAAGAGGCTTAAACTAGAAGTGACTGAATCCATCATTATGGAAAACGCGACCAGCTCTGCTCAAACGTTGCTGGAACTCAAGGATATCGGCATAAAGCTCTCTGTTGACGACTTCGGTACCGGATACTCTTCGTTGGCGTATTTGCGCCAATTTCCGCTTGATACGCTCAAAATTGACCGATCGTTTGTTAACAAAATGGCATGGAGTGGAGCTGAATCCGAAATCGTCCGAGCCATTGTTCAGCTCGCACATGGTCTCAACCTCGATGTTGTTGCCGAAGGTGCGGAAACGCGAGAACAAGTCACGCTCCTCAATGCCTTGCAATGCGAATATGTTCAGGGATTCTATTTTGCCAAGCCTGCTCCTGCCGAAGAGATTGCAGAGCTCCTGCAAGAAGATAAAATATGGATATAA
- a CDS encoding DUF362 domain-containing protein encodes MLLSHFRSKCPKCHRKKLQLTRREFLAAASTIVAGSVLGEPESRAQTGPLHLPSWTHPDAISDVFVATELPTPQYSLAGGSIPAGVSREAALSDAGIDTLINRMEREGTPFYQTASTPSGLIPSNGVIVIKINNQWVGQGSSSGLGRLSTNTDLLKGLIWRILNHPDGFSGEVVVAENTQFVIDDVYAVTPANAHDQDQSMADVITVFSNLGYPVSSMDWTTLNDNLLVCGTLNAEPASAEYVHGNTEDGYILLSDGEFSYPAIYSYPKFRTPGGRYISMRHGLWNGSTYTSDSVVLINMPVLKKHCMAGTTAAWKNFIGFVSCANETDRFSDWDTMHGYFWGYQSLGPTSYGLIGRQFSHIRQPDLTILDAVWVATIDNYSSYEAIQTNIVCASTDPFALDWYASEYIVRPIVPWDANDSSMARAGIFRQASLCNQKSTKSSWNGAYPWIDLDATHGSETPLDGEKNQMNIYLASASAQNFPIAIPILILEDEV; translated from the coding sequence ATGCTCCTTTCTCATTTTCGTTCCAAATGTCCCAAGTGCCACCGTAAAAAACTTCAATTAACACGCCGAGAATTTCTGGCGGCGGCATCAACAATTGTTGCCGGCAGTGTCCTTGGAGAACCTGAGTCGAGGGCGCAAACAGGTCCACTCCACCTCCCCTCCTGGACACATCCTGATGCCATTTCCGATGTCTTCGTCGCCACGGAATTACCGACACCACAATACAGCCTCGCAGGAGGATCCATCCCTGCGGGAGTTTCACGCGAAGCTGCTTTATCCGACGCTGGAATAGACACATTGATCAACCGTATGGAGAGGGAAGGAACACCGTTTTACCAAACAGCCAGCACCCCATCCGGCCTTATCCCATCCAACGGTGTGATTGTCATAAAGATCAATAACCAATGGGTTGGGCAAGGCAGTTCATCCGGCTTAGGACGCTTGAGCACCAACACCGATCTGCTCAAAGGATTGATCTGGCGTATTCTCAATCATCCCGACGGATTTTCCGGTGAAGTGGTTGTTGCCGAAAATACGCAGTTTGTTATTGATGATGTCTACGCCGTCACACCGGCCAATGCACATGACCAAGACCAGTCCATGGCGGACGTTATCACCGTATTCTCCAATCTTGGCTATCCCGTCTCCAGTATGGACTGGACGACACTCAACGACAATCTTCTCGTCTGCGGCACCCTGAACGCGGAACCAGCCAGTGCTGAATACGTGCACGGTAATACCGAGGATGGATATATTTTGCTCAGTGATGGGGAATTCAGCTATCCAGCGATCTACTCCTATCCGAAATTCCGCACACCAGGCGGACGATATATCAGCATGCGTCATGGACTCTGGAACGGCTCGACGTATACTTCAGACAGCGTCGTTCTCATCAATATGCCCGTCCTCAAAAAGCACTGCATGGCCGGGACAACGGCTGCCTGGAAAAACTTTATCGGGTTTGTCAGTTGCGCCAATGAAACAGATCGATTTTCAGACTGGGACACCATGCACGGCTACTTCTGGGGATATCAAAGCCTCGGCCCGACAAGTTACGGTCTCATCGGTCGTCAGTTTTCCCATATTCGTCAGCCCGATCTCACCATTCTCGACGCGGTGTGGGTAGCAACCATCGATAACTACAGTAGTTATGAAGCCATACAAACGAATATCGTCTGCGCCTCCACCGATCCTTTCGCATTGGACTGGTATGCTTCCGAATACATCGTTCGCCCCATAGTCCCTTGGGACGCAAATGATTCATCAATGGCACGTGCCGGCATTTTTCGACAGGCGAGTCTCTGCAATCAAAAATCGACGAAAAGTAGCTGGAATGGCGCATATCCATGGATAGATCTGGACGCAACGCACGGTAGCGAAACGCCTCTTGATGGGGAAAAAAACCAAATGAATATTTACCTTGCCTCTGCCAGCGCGCAAAATTTTCCCATTGCCATCCCCATACTGATTCTGGAGGATGAAGTATGA
- a CDS encoding Hsp20/alpha crystallin family protein, which yields MDVSKLSPWNWFKKEEARDEQSPVPAKNAAQPVSSVDRLHSDIDRLFEDAFRGRFFSPGRFPSLFDTETEQAMLRPHLDIGGTEKEYVVTVELPGVSDKDITVELRGDALIIRGEKKYEHKDEDKSKGYYRMERSYGSFQRVLALPDDVDPESIQASHKDGILTLTIARTQPAPSDVKKIDVNTA from the coding sequence ATGGACGTTTCCAAACTCAGCCCGTGGAATTGGTTCAAAAAGGAAGAGGCTCGCGACGAACAATCGCCTGTCCCGGCCAAGAACGCGGCACAACCAGTCTCATCTGTAGACAGATTGCATTCCGACATTGACCGATTGTTTGAAGACGCTTTTCGTGGACGATTCTTTTCTCCTGGACGGTTTCCGAGCCTGTTCGATACGGAAACCGAACAAGCCATGCTCAGGCCACATCTCGATATCGGAGGAACTGAAAAGGAATACGTTGTCACGGTCGAGCTGCCTGGCGTCAGCGACAAGGATATCACGGTCGAACTGCGCGGCGATGCGCTCATTATCCGTGGAGAAAAAAAGTACGAACATAAGGATGAAGACAAGAGCAAAGGATACTATCGCATGGAACGAAGCTATGGTTCATTCCAGCGTGTTCTTGCCCTGCCTGATGATGTCGATCCCGAATCCATTCAGGCCAGCCACAAAGACGGTATCCTCACGTTGACCATCGCCCGGACCCAACCAGCTCCATCCGACGTGAAGAAGATTGACGTTAATACGGCGTAA